The genomic window AGTTCTCTGGTAGCACAAAGATTGACAACAAGGTTGTCATGGCTACTGGTTACGTCGACAATGACTTGGCAGCCAAGGTTGACGACAAGTTAACCACGACGTTCATGACCCAGACAAACATAAATACAAGTTTTTCTGGTAAAGACCGTCTTTATACCCGTATTAAGTCGGGCAACATGGCTGGTACTGACTTTAATGACGTCACACATGGTACCAAGCTAGCTGCATCTCACTCAAGCTTAGATGCAACTTCTGGAGCGCCACAAATTGTCATTGACAAATTATGGTATGAGCGTCCAGTTGGAGATTCTTTCAAAGTATGGGCTGGTCCTCTAATTGAGAACTACTACATGCTTGCAAGTTCTCCTTCTATCTATAAGCCTGTATTAAAACAGTTTGCTTTAGGTGGTAATGGACCTACTTATGGCTCAAGCACAGACGGCGGTTTCGGTGCAGCCTGGATTCAGAATGTTGAAGACAGATCAGCTGCAAGATTTGCTGTTAGTTCTAACTATGTAGCCAAGAGCTCTGAGACTTCCACAGGTGGTATTGCCACTGCTGAAACTCAAGGCAAATGGTTATCCAAGCTTGAGTATGGATCTCCTAAGTGGCAGGTTTCTTTAGCTTACGCTAAGAATATGTGCGACGACGACTACTCATGTAGGTCTTGGCAGGATAACTACACCACTGAACTTGCTGAGCAGATGGATAGGGATGCAAGCGCATATGCTTTGCGTGCTTATTACAGACCAGATACAGACAGTGCAGCTATTCCTGATATCCAGATTGGATATGAAGTCATGACTTCTGATTCACCTGCAGCTAGCGCTGGTAAGGTTACTGAAGCTGATTCATGGATGGTTGGTCTAATGTGGTCAGATGCGTTTGTTGATGGCAACCGTTTAGGACTTGCTTTCGGTCAACCTCTAAAAGCTACTGCAGTAGACAAAGTTCCTAACGGATCTGCTTGGCCTTCTGATGTAGACCCATTCACTTGGGAACTTTATTATGACTATAAAGTTTCTGATGGAATCACCGTCACACCAACAATCTTCGGTGCTTCTGATCGTTACGACGGAACAACCGGCGAAAACGACCTATTTGGTGCTCTAGTCCAAACAACCTTCAAGTTCTAATTTAATTAGATCTAAAGTAAGAAAAGCGTCCAAA from Prochlorococcus sp. MIT 0603 includes these protein-coding regions:
- a CDS encoding iron uptake porin, translated to NYAKSPNQAQAVKSVQFSDVVPGDWAYTALQNLSESYGCVDNAYTQNLKSGQALTRFEAAALVNACLEGGMASAEANADFSRLSNEFGTEMAILKGSAEGLENKVTELSAGQFSGSTKIDNKVVMATGYVDNDLAAKVDDKLTTTFMTQTNINTSFSGKDRLYTRIKSGNMAGTDFNDVTHGTKLAASHSSLDATSGAPQIVIDKLWYERPVGDSFKVWAGPLIENYYMLASSPSIYKPVLKQFALGGNGPTYGSSTDGGFGAAWIQNVEDRSAARFAVSSNYVAKSSETSTGGIATAETQGKWLSKLEYGSPKWQVSLAYAKNMCDDDYSCRSWQDNYTTELAEQMDRDASAYALRAYYRPDTDSAAIPDIQIGYEVMTSDSPAASAGKVTEADSWMVGLMWSDAFVDGNRLGLAFGQPLKATAVDKVPNGSAWPSDVDPFTWELYYDYKVSDGITVTPTIFGASDRYDGTTGENDLFGALVQTTFKF